The following coding sequences are from one Triticum dicoccoides isolate Atlit2015 ecotype Zavitan chromosome 4A, WEW_v2.0, whole genome shotgun sequence window:
- the LOC119286560 gene encoding non-lysosomal glucosylceramidase-like isoform X1 yields the protein MVKDVHEPSNGVSLNSSPSQSIVNSEKVNPGQIPELTWEHKLSHVRYDLPSFGLTWREIRQMAGLGLRLGRHILEETSKGRTAIIDPMKKRTARSGQGVPLGGIGAGSIGRSCKGEFQRWQLFPGACEDKPVMANQFSAFISRKDGAKYSTVLHPGKPDLPKGTNVSGIGSWDWNLNGQKSTYHALYPRAWTVYDGEPDPDLKIMCRQISPIIPHNYQQSSYPVAVFTFTVTNSGTTAADVTLLFTWANSVGGKSELTGYHSNSSMTEKDGVHGVLLHHRTADGLPPVTFAIAAQEKEGVHISECPYFMMSGSSDEFTAKDMWNSVKEHGSFDLLDPVNSSTSSKPGTSIGAAIAASVKLAPQATQNVSFSLAWASPEVKFCSGKTYHRRYTKFYGTDVDAAASLARDAILNHSSWEMQIEDWQHPILQDKRFPEWYPVTLFNELYYLNAGGTIWTDGLPPIQSLTAIGGKKFSLDMSNGETDDDNEMNPQTNTATDILHQMASVLERIHASLASNSAIGTTLLQGEENIGQFLYLEGIEYYMWNTYDVHFYSSFSLIMLFPKLQLSVQRDFAAAVMMHDPEKLKLLHDGKLAARKVLGAVPHDLGLYDPWFKVNAYTLHNTDRWKDLNPKFVLQVYRDVVATGDKSFARAVWPSVYMAMAYMEQFDKDKDGMIENEDFPDQTYDVWSMAGVSAYCGGLWVAALQAASALAHEVGDKASEKLFWNKYEKAKSVYDKKLWNGSYFNYDDAGTKASTSIHADQLAGQWYAKACGLSSIVDKDKSQSALEKIYTFNVMKFKDGNRGAINGMWPDGTLDMSTMQSREIWPGVTYALAASMIQEGMVEEGFKTAEGVYHAAWSSEGLGYAFQTPESWNNDDEYRSLCYMRPLAIWAIQWALSNPKLHKEPPTDITQDSFPKNQFSYARIAKLLQLPEDESSKSVPRVIYEIVRNRFTS from the exons ATGGTGAAGGATGTCCATGAGCCATCGAACGGCGTGTCTCTGAACAGTTCGCCTTCGCAAAGTATTGTTAATTCA GAAAAGGTTAATCCTGGACAAATTCCAGAGTTGACATGGGAACACAAGCTAAGCCATGTTAGATATGATTTGCCGTCATTTGGACTTACATGGAGGGAGATACGGCAGATG GCTGGTCTTGGTTTGCGTCTTGGTCGACACATCCTTGAGGAAACTTCAAAAGGACGA ACTGCTATTATTGATCCCATGAAGAAGCGCACTGCAAGATCTGGTCAGGGTGTTCCACTTGGAGGCATTGG TGCAGGAAGTATTGGAAGAAGCTGCAAAGGCGAGTTTCAACGCTGGCAATTGttccccggagcctgtgaagataaGCCAGTAATGGCAAATCAATTTTCT GCCTTCATTTCCCGCAAAGACGGTGCAAAATATTCGACAGTGTTGCATCCTGGGAAACCGGATTTGCCAAA AGGAACTAACGTTTCAGGAATTGGATCCTGGGATTGGAATCTGAATGGGCAGAAATCTACTTATCATGCACTTTACCCTAGGGCCTGGACTGTTTATGATG GAGAACCTGACCCGGATCTCAAGATAATGTGCCGTCAGATTTCTCCAATTATTCCACACAATTATCAACAGAGCAGTTATCCTGTTGCAGTATTCACTTTCACA GTAACTAATTCAGGAACCACAGCTGCTGATGTGACTTTGCTTTTTACATGGGCT AACTCTGTTGGTGGAAAATCTGAACTCACAGGATACCATTCTAATTCTAGTATGAC AGAAAAGGATGGCGTGCATGGTGTACTGTTACACCACAG AACAGCTGATGGACTGCCACCAGTAACTTTCGCCATAGCTGCACAAGAGAAAGAGGGTGTTCATATCTCTGAATGCCCTTACTTTATGATGTCCGGTAGCTCTGATGAATTCACAGCAAAAGATATGTGGAACTCAGTGAAAGAG CATGGATCTTTTGATCTGCTTGATCCTGTCAATTCATCAACGTCCTCCAAACCAGGAACATCAATAGGAGCAGCTATTGCAGCTTCAGTTAAGCTTGCTCCTCAGGCAACTCAGAATGTTTCATTTTCACTTGCATGGGCTTCCCCTGAAGTAAAGTTCTGCAGTGGAAAAACCTACCATAG GCGTTATACAAAATTCTATGGCACAGATGTTGATGCAGCTGCAAGCCTTGCCCGTGATGCCATTCTTA ATCATAGTTCCTGGGAGATGCAAATTGAGGATTGGCAGCATCCTATTTTGCAAGACAAGAGGTTTCCTGAATG GTATCCAGTCACACTATTCAATGAACTTTATTATCTTAATGCCGGAGGAACTATATGGACAG ATGGATTACCACCAATTCAAAGTTTAACAGCAATTGGAGGGAAAAAGTTCTCCCTTGACATGTCAAATGGAGAAACAGATGATGACAATGAGATGAACCCACAGACTAATACTGCCACTGACATTCTTCATCAAATGGCATCAGTACTTGAGAGAATTCATGCATCTCTTGCATCAAATTCTGCTATAGGAACAACTTTGCTTCAGGGTGAAGAGAACATTGGCCAATTTCTCTACCTTGAGGGAATTGAATACTATATGTGGAACACATATGATGTTCATTTCTATTCATCTTTTTCACTTATCATGCTATTTCCAAAACTTCAACTCAGCGTTCAGAGAGACTTCGCTGCAGCTGTCATGATGCACGACCCTGAAAAGCTCAAGCTCTTACATGATGGAAAATTGGCGGCAAGAAAAGTTCTTGGAGCTGTTCCTCACGATCTTGGTCTATATGACCCTTGGTTCAAAGTGAACGCATACACACTCCATAACACAGACCGTTGGAAGGACTTGAACCCAAAGTTTGTATTGCAAGTTTACAGAGATGTTGTGGCCACAGGCGATAAATCCTTCGCCCGAGCTGTTTGGCCATCTGTTTATATGGCGATGGCATATATGGAACAATTTGATAAAGATAAAGATGGAATGATTGAAAATGAGGACTTCCCAGATCAAACTTATGATGTTTGGTCCATGGCTGGTGTAAGCGCATACTGTGGTGGTCTTTGGGTGGCTGCTCTTCAGGCTGCGTCGGCCTTGGCACACGAAGTTGGTGACAAAGCTTCTGAAAAGCTTTTCTGGAACAAGTATGAGAAGGCTAAATCTGTTTATGACAAGAAGCTGTGGAATGGTTCTTACTTCAATTATGATGATGCTGGCACTAAAGCTAGTACCTCCATTCACGCTGATCAGTTGGCTGGACAATG GTATGCCAAAGCCTGCGGCCTCTCCTCAATTGTTGACAAGGACAAATCACAAAGTGCACTTGAAAAGATATATACTTTCAACGTAATGAAGTTCAAGGATGGTAACAGGGGAGCAATCAATGGGATGTGGCCAGATGGTACATTGGACATGTCCACAATGCAATCTAGGGAGATATGGCCAGGCGTGACATACGCGCTTGCTGCATCTATGATTCAAGAAGGCATGGTTGAGGAGGGTTTCAAAACAGCTGAAGGAGTCTATCATGCTGCCTGGTCTTCAGAAGGACTTGG ATACGCATTCCAAACTCCTGAATCTTGGAACAATGACGATGAGTACCGGTCCTTGTGCTACATGCGCCCACTCGCCATATGGGCGATACAGTGGGCACTCTCAAATCCAAAGCTCCACAAGGAGCCTCCGACAGACATAACACAAGATTCTTTTCCGAAGAACCAGTTCTCATATGCACGAATAGCGAAGCTCCTGCAGTTACCTGAAGATGAATCGTCCAAGAGCGTCCCTCGGGTTATCTATGAGATAGTCCGGAACAGGTTTACTTCATGA
- the LOC119286560 gene encoding non-lysosomal glucosylceramidase-like isoform X4 produces MANQFSAFISRKDGAKYSTVLHPGKPDLPKGTNVSGIGSWDWNLNGQKSTYHALYPRAWTVYDGEPDPDLKIMCRQISPIIPHNYQQSSYPVAVFTFTVTNSGTTAADVTLLFTWANSVGGKSELTGYHSNSSMTEKDGVHGVLLHHRTADGLPPVTFAIAAQEKEGVHISECPYFMMSGSSDEFTAKDMWNSVKEHGSFDLLDPVNSSTSSKPGTSIGAAIAASVKLAPQATQNVSFSLAWASPEVKFCSGKTYHRRYTKFYGTDVDAAASLARDAILNHSSWEMQIEDWQHPILQDKRFPEWYPVTLFNELYYLNAGGTIWTDGLPPIQSLTAIGGKKFSLDMSNGETDDDNEMNPQTNTATDILHQMASVLERIHASLASNSAIGTTLLQGEENIGQFLYLEGIEYYMWNTYDVHFYSSFSLIMLFPKLQLSVQRDFAAAVMMHDPEKLKLLHDGKLAARKVLGAVPHDLGLYDPWFKVNAYTLHNTDRWKDLNPKFVLQVYRDVVATGDKSFARAVWPSVYMAMAYMEQFDKDKDGMIENEDFPDQTYDVWSMAGVSAYCGGLWVAALQAASALAHEVGDKASEKLFWNKYEKAKSVYDKKLWNGSYFNYDDAGTKASTSIHADQLAGQWYAKACGLSSIVDKDKSQSALEKIYTFNVMKFKDGNRGAINGMWPDGTLDMSTMQSREIWPGVTYALAASMIQEGMVEEGFKTAEGVYHAAWSSEGLGYAFQTPESWNNDDEYRSLCYMRPLAIWAIQWALSNPKLHKEPPTDITQDSFPKNQFSYARIAKLLQLPEDESSKSVPRVIYEIVRNRFTS; encoded by the exons ATGGCAAATCAATTTTCT GCCTTCATTTCCCGCAAAGACGGTGCAAAATATTCGACAGTGTTGCATCCTGGGAAACCGGATTTGCCAAA AGGAACTAACGTTTCAGGAATTGGATCCTGGGATTGGAATCTGAATGGGCAGAAATCTACTTATCATGCACTTTACCCTAGGGCCTGGACTGTTTATGATG GAGAACCTGACCCGGATCTCAAGATAATGTGCCGTCAGATTTCTCCAATTATTCCACACAATTATCAACAGAGCAGTTATCCTGTTGCAGTATTCACTTTCACA GTAACTAATTCAGGAACCACAGCTGCTGATGTGACTTTGCTTTTTACATGGGCT AACTCTGTTGGTGGAAAATCTGAACTCACAGGATACCATTCTAATTCTAGTATGAC AGAAAAGGATGGCGTGCATGGTGTACTGTTACACCACAG AACAGCTGATGGACTGCCACCAGTAACTTTCGCCATAGCTGCACAAGAGAAAGAGGGTGTTCATATCTCTGAATGCCCTTACTTTATGATGTCCGGTAGCTCTGATGAATTCACAGCAAAAGATATGTGGAACTCAGTGAAAGAG CATGGATCTTTTGATCTGCTTGATCCTGTCAATTCATCAACGTCCTCCAAACCAGGAACATCAATAGGAGCAGCTATTGCAGCTTCAGTTAAGCTTGCTCCTCAGGCAACTCAGAATGTTTCATTTTCACTTGCATGGGCTTCCCCTGAAGTAAAGTTCTGCAGTGGAAAAACCTACCATAG GCGTTATACAAAATTCTATGGCACAGATGTTGATGCAGCTGCAAGCCTTGCCCGTGATGCCATTCTTA ATCATAGTTCCTGGGAGATGCAAATTGAGGATTGGCAGCATCCTATTTTGCAAGACAAGAGGTTTCCTGAATG GTATCCAGTCACACTATTCAATGAACTTTATTATCTTAATGCCGGAGGAACTATATGGACAG ATGGATTACCACCAATTCAAAGTTTAACAGCAATTGGAGGGAAAAAGTTCTCCCTTGACATGTCAAATGGAGAAACAGATGATGACAATGAGATGAACCCACAGACTAATACTGCCACTGACATTCTTCATCAAATGGCATCAGTACTTGAGAGAATTCATGCATCTCTTGCATCAAATTCTGCTATAGGAACAACTTTGCTTCAGGGTGAAGAGAACATTGGCCAATTTCTCTACCTTGAGGGAATTGAATACTATATGTGGAACACATATGATGTTCATTTCTATTCATCTTTTTCACTTATCATGCTATTTCCAAAACTTCAACTCAGCGTTCAGAGAGACTTCGCTGCAGCTGTCATGATGCACGACCCTGAAAAGCTCAAGCTCTTACATGATGGAAAATTGGCGGCAAGAAAAGTTCTTGGAGCTGTTCCTCACGATCTTGGTCTATATGACCCTTGGTTCAAAGTGAACGCATACACACTCCATAACACAGACCGTTGGAAGGACTTGAACCCAAAGTTTGTATTGCAAGTTTACAGAGATGTTGTGGCCACAGGCGATAAATCCTTCGCCCGAGCTGTTTGGCCATCTGTTTATATGGCGATGGCATATATGGAACAATTTGATAAAGATAAAGATGGAATGATTGAAAATGAGGACTTCCCAGATCAAACTTATGATGTTTGGTCCATGGCTGGTGTAAGCGCATACTGTGGTGGTCTTTGGGTGGCTGCTCTTCAGGCTGCGTCGGCCTTGGCACACGAAGTTGGTGACAAAGCTTCTGAAAAGCTTTTCTGGAACAAGTATGAGAAGGCTAAATCTGTTTATGACAAGAAGCTGTGGAATGGTTCTTACTTCAATTATGATGATGCTGGCACTAAAGCTAGTACCTCCATTCACGCTGATCAGTTGGCTGGACAATG GTATGCCAAAGCCTGCGGCCTCTCCTCAATTGTTGACAAGGACAAATCACAAAGTGCACTTGAAAAGATATATACTTTCAACGTAATGAAGTTCAAGGATGGTAACAGGGGAGCAATCAATGGGATGTGGCCAGATGGTACATTGGACATGTCCACAATGCAATCTAGGGAGATATGGCCAGGCGTGACATACGCGCTTGCTGCATCTATGATTCAAGAAGGCATGGTTGAGGAGGGTTTCAAAACAGCTGAAGGAGTCTATCATGCTGCCTGGTCTTCAGAAGGACTTGG ATACGCATTCCAAACTCCTGAATCTTGGAACAATGACGATGAGTACCGGTCCTTGTGCTACATGCGCCCACTCGCCATATGGGCGATACAGTGGGCACTCTCAAATCCAAAGCTCCACAAGGAGCCTCCGACAGACATAACACAAGATTCTTTTCCGAAGAACCAGTTCTCATATGCACGAATAGCGAAGCTCCTGCAGTTACCTGAAGATGAATCGTCCAAGAGCGTCCCTCGGGTTATCTATGAGATAGTCCGGAACAGGTTTACTTCATGA
- the LOC119286560 gene encoding non-lysosomal glucosylceramidase-like isoform X3, which translates to MVKDVHEPSNGVSLNSSPSQSIVNSEKVNPGQIPELTWEHKLSHVRYDLPSFGLTWREIRQMAGLGLRLGRHILEETSKGRTAIIDPMKKRTARSGQGVPLGGIGAGSIGRSCKGEFQRWQLFPGACEDKPVMANQFSAFISRKDGAKYSTVLHPGKPDLPKGTNVSGIGSWDWNLNGQKSTYHALYPRAWTVYDDKFIYLQNSVGGKSELTGYHSNSSMTEKDGVHGVLLHHRTADGLPPVTFAIAAQEKEGVHISECPYFMMSGSSDEFTAKDMWNSVKEHGSFDLLDPVNSSTSSKPGTSIGAAIAASVKLAPQATQNVSFSLAWASPEVKFCSGKTYHRRYTKFYGTDVDAAASLARDAILNHSSWEMQIEDWQHPILQDKRFPEWYPVTLFNELYYLNAGGTIWTDGLPPIQSLTAIGGKKFSLDMSNGETDDDNEMNPQTNTATDILHQMASVLERIHASLASNSAIGTTLLQGEENIGQFLYLEGIEYYMWNTYDVHFYSSFSLIMLFPKLQLSVQRDFAAAVMMHDPEKLKLLHDGKLAARKVLGAVPHDLGLYDPWFKVNAYTLHNTDRWKDLNPKFVLQVYRDVVATGDKSFARAVWPSVYMAMAYMEQFDKDKDGMIENEDFPDQTYDVWSMAGVSAYCGGLWVAALQAASALAHEVGDKASEKLFWNKYEKAKSVYDKKLWNGSYFNYDDAGTKASTSIHADQLAGQWYAKACGLSSIVDKDKSQSALEKIYTFNVMKFKDGNRGAINGMWPDGTLDMSTMQSREIWPGVTYALAASMIQEGMVEEGFKTAEGVYHAAWSSEGLGYAFQTPESWNNDDEYRSLCYMRPLAIWAIQWALSNPKLHKEPPTDITQDSFPKNQFSYARIAKLLQLPEDESSKSVPRVIYEIVRNRFTS; encoded by the exons ATGGTGAAGGATGTCCATGAGCCATCGAACGGCGTGTCTCTGAACAGTTCGCCTTCGCAAAGTATTGTTAATTCA GAAAAGGTTAATCCTGGACAAATTCCAGAGTTGACATGGGAACACAAGCTAAGCCATGTTAGATATGATTTGCCGTCATTTGGACTTACATGGAGGGAGATACGGCAGATG GCTGGTCTTGGTTTGCGTCTTGGTCGACACATCCTTGAGGAAACTTCAAAAGGACGA ACTGCTATTATTGATCCCATGAAGAAGCGCACTGCAAGATCTGGTCAGGGTGTTCCACTTGGAGGCATTGG TGCAGGAAGTATTGGAAGAAGCTGCAAAGGCGAGTTTCAACGCTGGCAATTGttccccggagcctgtgaagataaGCCAGTAATGGCAAATCAATTTTCT GCCTTCATTTCCCGCAAAGACGGTGCAAAATATTCGACAGTGTTGCATCCTGGGAAACCGGATTTGCCAAA AGGAACTAACGTTTCAGGAATTGGATCCTGGGATTGGAATCTGAATGGGCAGAAATCTACTTATCATGCACTTTACCCTAGGGCCTGGACTGTTTATGATG ATAAGTTTATATATCTGCAGAACTCTGTTGGTGGAAAATCTGAACTCACAGGATACCATTCTAATTCTAGTATGAC AGAAAAGGATGGCGTGCATGGTGTACTGTTACACCACAG AACAGCTGATGGACTGCCACCAGTAACTTTCGCCATAGCTGCACAAGAGAAAGAGGGTGTTCATATCTCTGAATGCCCTTACTTTATGATGTCCGGTAGCTCTGATGAATTCACAGCAAAAGATATGTGGAACTCAGTGAAAGAG CATGGATCTTTTGATCTGCTTGATCCTGTCAATTCATCAACGTCCTCCAAACCAGGAACATCAATAGGAGCAGCTATTGCAGCTTCAGTTAAGCTTGCTCCTCAGGCAACTCAGAATGTTTCATTTTCACTTGCATGGGCTTCCCCTGAAGTAAAGTTCTGCAGTGGAAAAACCTACCATAG GCGTTATACAAAATTCTATGGCACAGATGTTGATGCAGCTGCAAGCCTTGCCCGTGATGCCATTCTTA ATCATAGTTCCTGGGAGATGCAAATTGAGGATTGGCAGCATCCTATTTTGCAAGACAAGAGGTTTCCTGAATG GTATCCAGTCACACTATTCAATGAACTTTATTATCTTAATGCCGGAGGAACTATATGGACAG ATGGATTACCACCAATTCAAAGTTTAACAGCAATTGGAGGGAAAAAGTTCTCCCTTGACATGTCAAATGGAGAAACAGATGATGACAATGAGATGAACCCACAGACTAATACTGCCACTGACATTCTTCATCAAATGGCATCAGTACTTGAGAGAATTCATGCATCTCTTGCATCAAATTCTGCTATAGGAACAACTTTGCTTCAGGGTGAAGAGAACATTGGCCAATTTCTCTACCTTGAGGGAATTGAATACTATATGTGGAACACATATGATGTTCATTTCTATTCATCTTTTTCACTTATCATGCTATTTCCAAAACTTCAACTCAGCGTTCAGAGAGACTTCGCTGCAGCTGTCATGATGCACGACCCTGAAAAGCTCAAGCTCTTACATGATGGAAAATTGGCGGCAAGAAAAGTTCTTGGAGCTGTTCCTCACGATCTTGGTCTATATGACCCTTGGTTCAAAGTGAACGCATACACACTCCATAACACAGACCGTTGGAAGGACTTGAACCCAAAGTTTGTATTGCAAGTTTACAGAGATGTTGTGGCCACAGGCGATAAATCCTTCGCCCGAGCTGTTTGGCCATCTGTTTATATGGCGATGGCATATATGGAACAATTTGATAAAGATAAAGATGGAATGATTGAAAATGAGGACTTCCCAGATCAAACTTATGATGTTTGGTCCATGGCTGGTGTAAGCGCATACTGTGGTGGTCTTTGGGTGGCTGCTCTTCAGGCTGCGTCGGCCTTGGCACACGAAGTTGGTGACAAAGCTTCTGAAAAGCTTTTCTGGAACAAGTATGAGAAGGCTAAATCTGTTTATGACAAGAAGCTGTGGAATGGTTCTTACTTCAATTATGATGATGCTGGCACTAAAGCTAGTACCTCCATTCACGCTGATCAGTTGGCTGGACAATG GTATGCCAAAGCCTGCGGCCTCTCCTCAATTGTTGACAAGGACAAATCACAAAGTGCACTTGAAAAGATATATACTTTCAACGTAATGAAGTTCAAGGATGGTAACAGGGGAGCAATCAATGGGATGTGGCCAGATGGTACATTGGACATGTCCACAATGCAATCTAGGGAGATATGGCCAGGCGTGACATACGCGCTTGCTGCATCTATGATTCAAGAAGGCATGGTTGAGGAGGGTTTCAAAACAGCTGAAGGAGTCTATCATGCTGCCTGGTCTTCAGAAGGACTTGG ATACGCATTCCAAACTCCTGAATCTTGGAACAATGACGATGAGTACCGGTCCTTGTGCTACATGCGCCCACTCGCCATATGGGCGATACAGTGGGCACTCTCAAATCCAAAGCTCCACAAGGAGCCTCCGACAGACATAACACAAGATTCTTTTCCGAAGAACCAGTTCTCATATGCACGAATAGCGAAGCTCCTGCAGTTACCTGAAGATGAATCGTCCAAGAGCGTCCCTCGGGTTATCTATGAGATAGTCCGGAACAGGTTTACTTCATGA
- the LOC119286560 gene encoding non-lysosomal glucosylceramidase-like isoform X2 — translation MVKDVHEPSNGVSLNSSPSQSIVNSEKVNPGQIPELTWEHKLSHVRYDLPSFGLTWREIRQMAGLGLRLGRHILEETSKGRTAIIDPMKKRTARSGQGVPLGGIGAGSIGRSCKGEFQRWQLFPGACEDKPVMANQFSAFISRKDGAKYSTVLHPGKPDLPKGTNVSGIGSWDWNLNGQKSTYHALYPRAWTVYDEPDPDLKIMCRQISPIIPHNYQQSSYPVAVFTFTVTNSGTTAADVTLLFTWANSVGGKSELTGYHSNSSMTEKDGVHGVLLHHRTADGLPPVTFAIAAQEKEGVHISECPYFMMSGSSDEFTAKDMWNSVKEHGSFDLLDPVNSSTSSKPGTSIGAAIAASVKLAPQATQNVSFSLAWASPEVKFCSGKTYHRRYTKFYGTDVDAAASLARDAILNHSSWEMQIEDWQHPILQDKRFPEWYPVTLFNELYYLNAGGTIWTDGLPPIQSLTAIGGKKFSLDMSNGETDDDNEMNPQTNTATDILHQMASVLERIHASLASNSAIGTTLLQGEENIGQFLYLEGIEYYMWNTYDVHFYSSFSLIMLFPKLQLSVQRDFAAAVMMHDPEKLKLLHDGKLAARKVLGAVPHDLGLYDPWFKVNAYTLHNTDRWKDLNPKFVLQVYRDVVATGDKSFARAVWPSVYMAMAYMEQFDKDKDGMIENEDFPDQTYDVWSMAGVSAYCGGLWVAALQAASALAHEVGDKASEKLFWNKYEKAKSVYDKKLWNGSYFNYDDAGTKASTSIHADQLAGQWYAKACGLSSIVDKDKSQSALEKIYTFNVMKFKDGNRGAINGMWPDGTLDMSTMQSREIWPGVTYALAASMIQEGMVEEGFKTAEGVYHAAWSSEGLGYAFQTPESWNNDDEYRSLCYMRPLAIWAIQWALSNPKLHKEPPTDITQDSFPKNQFSYARIAKLLQLPEDESSKSVPRVIYEIVRNRFTS, via the exons ATGGTGAAGGATGTCCATGAGCCATCGAACGGCGTGTCTCTGAACAGTTCGCCTTCGCAAAGTATTGTTAATTCA GAAAAGGTTAATCCTGGACAAATTCCAGAGTTGACATGGGAACACAAGCTAAGCCATGTTAGATATGATTTGCCGTCATTTGGACTTACATGGAGGGAGATACGGCAGATG GCTGGTCTTGGTTTGCGTCTTGGTCGACACATCCTTGAGGAAACTTCAAAAGGACGA ACTGCTATTATTGATCCCATGAAGAAGCGCACTGCAAGATCTGGTCAGGGTGTTCCACTTGGAGGCATTGG TGCAGGAAGTATTGGAAGAAGCTGCAAAGGCGAGTTTCAACGCTGGCAATTGttccccggagcctgtgaagataaGCCAGTAATGGCAAATCAATTTTCT GCCTTCATTTCCCGCAAAGACGGTGCAAAATATTCGACAGTGTTGCATCCTGGGAAACCGGATTTGCCAAA AGGAACTAACGTTTCAGGAATTGGATCCTGGGATTGGAATCTGAATGGGCAGAAATCTACTTATCATGCACTTTACCCTAGGGCCTGGACTGTTTATGATG AACCTGACCCGGATCTCAAGATAATGTGCCGTCAGATTTCTCCAATTATTCCACACAATTATCAACAGAGCAGTTATCCTGTTGCAGTATTCACTTTCACA GTAACTAATTCAGGAACCACAGCTGCTGATGTGACTTTGCTTTTTACATGGGCT AACTCTGTTGGTGGAAAATCTGAACTCACAGGATACCATTCTAATTCTAGTATGAC AGAAAAGGATGGCGTGCATGGTGTACTGTTACACCACAG AACAGCTGATGGACTGCCACCAGTAACTTTCGCCATAGCTGCACAAGAGAAAGAGGGTGTTCATATCTCTGAATGCCCTTACTTTATGATGTCCGGTAGCTCTGATGAATTCACAGCAAAAGATATGTGGAACTCAGTGAAAGAG CATGGATCTTTTGATCTGCTTGATCCTGTCAATTCATCAACGTCCTCCAAACCAGGAACATCAATAGGAGCAGCTATTGCAGCTTCAGTTAAGCTTGCTCCTCAGGCAACTCAGAATGTTTCATTTTCACTTGCATGGGCTTCCCCTGAAGTAAAGTTCTGCAGTGGAAAAACCTACCATAG GCGTTATACAAAATTCTATGGCACAGATGTTGATGCAGCTGCAAGCCTTGCCCGTGATGCCATTCTTA ATCATAGTTCCTGGGAGATGCAAATTGAGGATTGGCAGCATCCTATTTTGCAAGACAAGAGGTTTCCTGAATG GTATCCAGTCACACTATTCAATGAACTTTATTATCTTAATGCCGGAGGAACTATATGGACAG ATGGATTACCACCAATTCAAAGTTTAACAGCAATTGGAGGGAAAAAGTTCTCCCTTGACATGTCAAATGGAGAAACAGATGATGACAATGAGATGAACCCACAGACTAATACTGCCACTGACATTCTTCATCAAATGGCATCAGTACTTGAGAGAATTCATGCATCTCTTGCATCAAATTCTGCTATAGGAACAACTTTGCTTCAGGGTGAAGAGAACATTGGCCAATTTCTCTACCTTGAGGGAATTGAATACTATATGTGGAACACATATGATGTTCATTTCTATTCATCTTTTTCACTTATCATGCTATTTCCAAAACTTCAACTCAGCGTTCAGAGAGACTTCGCTGCAGCTGTCATGATGCACGACCCTGAAAAGCTCAAGCTCTTACATGATGGAAAATTGGCGGCAAGAAAAGTTCTTGGAGCTGTTCCTCACGATCTTGGTCTATATGACCCTTGGTTCAAAGTGAACGCATACACACTCCATAACACAGACCGTTGGAAGGACTTGAACCCAAAGTTTGTATTGCAAGTTTACAGAGATGTTGTGGCCACAGGCGATAAATCCTTCGCCCGAGCTGTTTGGCCATCTGTTTATATGGCGATGGCATATATGGAACAATTTGATAAAGATAAAGATGGAATGATTGAAAATGAGGACTTCCCAGATCAAACTTATGATGTTTGGTCCATGGCTGGTGTAAGCGCATACTGTGGTGGTCTTTGGGTGGCTGCTCTTCAGGCTGCGTCGGCCTTGGCACACGAAGTTGGTGACAAAGCTTCTGAAAAGCTTTTCTGGAACAAGTATGAGAAGGCTAAATCTGTTTATGACAAGAAGCTGTGGAATGGTTCTTACTTCAATTATGATGATGCTGGCACTAAAGCTAGTACCTCCATTCACGCTGATCAGTTGGCTGGACAATG GTATGCCAAAGCCTGCGGCCTCTCCTCAATTGTTGACAAGGACAAATCACAAAGTGCACTTGAAAAGATATATACTTTCAACGTAATGAAGTTCAAGGATGGTAACAGGGGAGCAATCAATGGGATGTGGCCAGATGGTACATTGGACATGTCCACAATGCAATCTAGGGAGATATGGCCAGGCGTGACATACGCGCTTGCTGCATCTATGATTCAAGAAGGCATGGTTGAGGAGGGTTTCAAAACAGCTGAAGGAGTCTATCATGCTGCCTGGTCTTCAGAAGGACTTGG ATACGCATTCCAAACTCCTGAATCTTGGAACAATGACGATGAGTACCGGTCCTTGTGCTACATGCGCCCACTCGCCATATGGGCGATACAGTGGGCACTCTCAAATCCAAAGCTCCACAAGGAGCCTCCGACAGACATAACACAAGATTCTTTTCCGAAGAACCAGTTCTCATATGCACGAATAGCGAAGCTCCTGCAGTTACCTGAAGATGAATCGTCCAAGAGCGTCCCTCGGGTTATCTATGAGATAGTCCGGAACAGGTTTACTTCATGA